A window of Agrobacterium vitis genomic DNA:
CAGAAGGCCTGATAGGCTTCCACCTCGCGCAAATGCTCTTCGGGGCTGCCGTAATCGGATGTGCTATCGCCCTCCTCCTCAACGGCAAACAGGCCCCGCTCATAACGCAGCCGACGCATATGGTCGGTGGCGAGATTGCGCACCATCCGCATCATATAGGACGCTGGAACCGCAATATCCGGCGGCAATGGCTTTGCGACAAGTTGCAAAAGCACTTCCTGAACGATGTCTTCCGCCAAAGAGGCACAACCGGTAATTCGCCGTGCGGCCCCCAGGAGTTTCGACTTGTTCATCAGGGCAGTTTTTATCTGTTCGTCACATATCGATTGCGAAATATTGGCTATCATGTCGGGCTCGCCTTGAAATCCCAGATTGAAACCGTGGAATTCCCCCCTTTATTTCCGGGGCACACTAGAAAACATGATTTAATTAGTCAAGATAAAATCGAGAGACCCTTGCCATTTCTGTGATCAATATCAACCTACTGATTTTCAATATTTATTGAATATACAATATGCGAAAAGCAAAGGAGTGGCGTACTCAAAACACGCCTTAGCATCGTTGCAATCCACGCCCTGCCCGCCACTATTCCTTGCGGTGCGGCGGCAGCATTGACCCCGCCTATTGCATCGTAATGAACGTTGGAATCTGTACGATGCAATAGGACTTTGTTTTCTCATCGGAGGGTCCGAAAAGCGCCCTCAACTCTTTCGTAGGATGCCTTATTCGGCAGCCTCCCCCAGACGAGAAGACATTTCGGATGCCCTCCCCTGACTTTCCCATTGCACCATAGGTTGCGGTTGCACCAAATCGAAATAGTCATAGCCAAGCATGGCATTGACGATAACAGCACTTCTCCATGCCGCCAGACTGAGTTGCGGCTCGGCAATCCCGTGGCTATGGCGCCCAGCATTCAGCACGAAAATCCGGTTTTCCTCCGGCCCGTCCCACTTGAGCGAAAAATCACGATTGAGCACAGGTTCCCCAAGGCTGTTATGCTCAATCCGGTCTTCAAACGAGCGCAGGAATTCCGGCAATTCAAAGCGATAGCCGGTGGCAGCGACAATCATGTCAACCTCAACGGTCTCGATTGCGTCGTCAAAACCATTGCGCATGGTGAGTTCGATTGTCGCTCCATTGCGCTTGGCGGCGATCACATCGCGATGCGGACGCAGCATCATGCCGTCATCCCGGCCTGCTGTTTCCAGTTTCCGCTCATACAGTCGGCGATAAAGTTTCTTCAGGGTCGATGGCGAAACGCCGTCACTGGCCAGAAGCTGGCGGCGCGTATGGGTGATGCGAAGATCCTCGGCCAGACCATGGAAACGATCCATATAGGCCGGGGTAAACAGTTCATTGGTGAAGGGTGTCGCGTCGAGCGGCTCGAAATTCGCCCTGCGGCTGATCCAGTCGATCGAAGCCACGCTTTTCAAGTCAAGCAACGCATCGACGATTTCAGCGCCGCTCTGGCCGCCGCCAATCACCGCCACCCTGCGCGCCTTGATGCCGCCGAGCCACTCTGTGGCCTCGCTGCTGTGGAAGATCATCGATTTTGGCAGGCCTTCGGCCCAATCTGGCATGGATGGTTTCTTGCCGATACCAACCGCCATGTTGCGGGCCATAACGCGGGCACCGTCCACATTGATGGACAACAGCCGATCCACCGCATCGACCTGGCGCACCGTTTGACCGAAGGACAGCGATGGCAGGCCACGAGCCACCCAGCCCAGATAATCGGCAAATTCCTTGCGCGGCACCGCCTCATACTCGGCATTCAAAAACTGGTAGAAGCGCTTGTGGCGCACCAGATAGGACAGGAAGCTCCAGGGACTGGTTGGGTTCGTGCCTGTGACCAGATCTTTTAGGAACGAGGTCTGCATATCAGCACCCGGCAACATCATACCTGGATGCCAGGAAAACGCCGGGCGGCTGTCAAAAAATTGCGCCGTGACCGCTGGAATCGAATCCAGCTGCGCGGCAAGGCTGAGATTGAACGGACCAATTCCGGCTCCCGCCAGATCGAGCACGTGGGATGTCATGATTGCACTCCAGACTGAGTTTGAAAACAAAAGGGAGGGAAAATAAAGAGCCGGATTACGGCTTGACTTGAATGGCCAGATCCAGCCGCTGGGCAAAGCGCTGATGGAAACGGGACTTGCCGATAATCGACAGATGGTTGGTGCCAGTCACCAATTCGCAAGCCGTCGCATTAGGCGAATAGCGTCGCCAGTCGATGACGCTGAGGCCCCGCGTTACCGAATCTTCAGCGGAGAATGCATGGATGCGGAACTCCGAGGCTTTCAGCTGATAATTGCGGAAAATCATCGCGTTATCGAGCAGAACCCAGAAAATATGCTCTTCCGAGCCGATATCCGGCCCATCGACAGGCAGCGGCACGTTATGCTTGACGATATGATGCAGGAATTGCTCGTAAACCTCCGCATCCATCGCCGCCATCAGCGTCAACCAGGCCTCGCGCATCGGCGCTACCTTTAGCCAGCGTTGCACGGCGTCATGGGTGCGCTCACGCACCCCAGGCTCGAAATGCGGCCAGACGCCAATGGCGAATTCATCGCCCATGTCGCAGACATCGACCATGCCGATCATCCGAAGATCGACGTCATTGCCAAGCTGCTGCGCTGCCTCATAGGCGAGAAGCCCGCCCCAGGACCAGCCAAGAAAGGCGCAAGGCCGTCCCTTAGCCTGGCTGCGCACCGCTTCGGCATAGCGGGCGGTGATATCCTCGACCCTGGTGCTGAGCGCCGGTGTTTCCGTCAGCGAATAGCAGACGAAGCCGGTAGCCGGCTGGTTCGGCCCGAGATAATCCACCAACCGCATATATTCGCGGGTGCTGACCAGAAGACCCGGGAAGCAATAGAGCACAGGACGATCGCCATCGCGGCGCAGATAGATCGCCCCAACCTTGTCCTCCTGCCGGTTTTCGTCCATCGCAAGCGCCAGATCCCGCACGGTCGGATAGTTGAACATGTCGGCAATGGTCAGCGGCCATTTCGGGTGCTGCATCTTCAGCCGCGAGACGATCCGTACCGCCGCCAGCGACTGGCCGCCGACATCGAAGAAGTTTTCGGTGACGCTGAGTTCTGTGATATCAAGGATCTGTTTCCAGACCTCCAGAATGGCGGCTTCCTTGTCGTCGGCGGGGGGGACGATATCACGTTGCAGCTTCGGCAGCGGCAAAGCGCTGCGGTCAAGCTTGCTGTTCGGCCCCATCGGCAACGCATCCAGCACCATGATATGCTGCGGCACCATGTAATCCGGCAGGGCGGTGACGGCGGCGCGGCGAAGATCGTTTACGTTCACATCCTCGTCTTCACGCGCCACCACATAGGCGATCAGCGCGCTGCGTCCGCTATCCTGATGCAGCAGAACCACGGCTTCCGACACATTCGGATCAGCCCGCAGCACCGCCTCGATTTCGCCCGGCTCGATACGATAGCCACGCAACTTGATCTGATGATCGACCCGGCCGGCAAATTCTACCGTGCCGTCTTCGCGCCAGCGGCCCAGATCTCCAGACTTGTACATCCGCCCGCCATGGGTGGAAAACGGATCATCGATGAAACGCTCCGCCGTCAGCTCCGGCTGGCCGAGATAGCCACGGGCAATGCCGCTGCCGCCGATATGGATCTCGCCGATCACCCCGACCGGGACCGGCACCAGATCGCTATCCAGCACATAGATGCGGCGGTCGCCGACACCCCGGCCAATCGGCGCAACCGTTCCCTCAAACCGGGTTCCCGCCGGAATTTTCCACACCATCGGCGTCATGATTGTTTCGGTTGGCCCATAGCCGTTGATCAGCATCTGCGCCTTGAGATTATCGGTCAGCAGATCGAAAACCGCCTGAGACAGCGCTTCGCCGCCGAAGGAATAGAGCCGCAACTGCGGTATCCCGCCCTTTTCCGCCGCATATTCAGCAAGGCCCCTGACATAGCTGGTCGGCAGGCTGGCATTGTTGACGCCGTGCCTGCGCATCAGCGCGAAAGCATCTTCCGGCGTTGCCAGCTTATCCGCCGTCAGCACGACACCGCCACCCGCCATCAACGGCACCATCCAGCGCTCATGGCCACCATCCGAGGTGAAGGGCAGGACCGGATATTCGCAGGAAGTCTCATCCATTTCATAGATGCGCAGCGTCGCCTTGCAATGATGCGCCAATGGACCATGCTCAACGGCAACACCCTTCGGAATGCCGGTGGAGCCGGAGGTATAGATCACATAGGCAAGTTGGGCCGGTGCAATGGCGATGACCGGCGGCTCGGTGCTTTCCGAGGATAGATCGAGCTTGTCGAGATTGAGGATCGGCGTGCCGATATCACGCGGCAGATCGGTGATGTAGCGGCTGCGCGAAATCACCAGCGCCAGACCCGGCGCGCTGAGGATATGACGGTTGCGGGCCTCGGGATGATCCGGCTCGACCGGCGTAAAAGCGCCACCGGCCTTCAGCACCGCCAGAATGGCGATGATCGCGTCGATGGATTTGTTCAGCGCCACCGCGACCCGGTTTTCCGGGCCGATCCCCATGGCGACCAGCCGATGGGCGAGCCGGTTGGCGGCGACCTCCAGCGCGCCATGGGTAATCGACGTATCGCCCTGAGCCACCGCGAAAGCGTCTGGCCTGCGCTGCGCCTGCGCTGAAATCACCTGATGGATCGGCGTGCCATCATCGGTCTCAGGCTGGTCGGGATAGGGCGCTGACAACAGGTCCAGCTCTTCAACCGGCATGAAAGCAATCGCGCTGACCAACTGCTCCGGCTGACGCCGCAGGGCCTCGAACGCCAGGCTCAGATCGCGGGCGAACCGCTCGATCATTGCATCATTATGGCTCTGCGGATCATAGCCAAGGCGTATCGCCAATGTCTCCGACCCCAGACCGGAAACGGTAACCACCAGACCTGCATCGCGCCGCGCAGGCGGCTCCACCAGAACGGCAACCGGCTGACCGGCCACAACCTGGGCCTCCAGTTGCAGGGCGGGCCGCACATCCAGCACCGTTGCAACCAGGCTGGCGGTCTCGAACCCATCGTCGCGCCGCGCCAGGGCATTCGTCAGCGCTTCGAACGGCAAATGGTGGGACAGCGCGGTGGCAACACCCTCGGCCAGCCGCTCGCGCACTGCGTCAAGAGCCAAACGACCGTCGATCTCGCTGGTCACAAGCAACATATCTTCTGTGCGGGTCGCAACCGGGCAATCCGCCTGCCGGGTTACCAGCCCGATCCGCTGGGTACCACAGCCGCTATAGCGACGAAGCACAATCGAAAGCGCCGCCAGGCTGTCCTGCGTCACATCAGCCACGGATGTCGAGGCAGAGCATGCGACCTCGACGCGTTTTTCGCGCCATGCCTGCTGATCAGAACTGGTCACGCCTGCCGCTGGAGCCTGGGTTGGCAGCATTGCGACCGTCTCCTGTGCAGCCAACCGGTGAAACCAGAAATCGGCGTCAGCATCTGAGGTTTGGGGCATTGCTGCGCCCTGGGCCAACCAATGTGAGGCCTCGATCAAACCCACCTCTTCGCCCACCAGATCAACCTGCCGATCTAGTCCAACAAGAAAATCGACCGCCAACCGGTCGAGTGCCACCCGGTCGCCGATCAGAGGATGCAGGGACAACAGCACACCAACCGCCTGCCCCCCAGCCGTAAATAGCGTCAATTGACCGGCGGCATCCTTTTCCAGGTCGAGCGCCCTTCCGGAATAGGCGGCGGACGCCTGCTTTAAGGCTACCTCCAGATCCTCATCCCTTGCCAGATCACACTCGACAACAGGCAAGGGCTTTTGGCCGAGCAACTGATAAACGATCCCACCCGCCCGGACCTCAAAGCGACGATTTAACAGGGGATGACGACGCATCAGCGCGTCAATTCCAGCGTGTGCACGACCAATCCCGACGGACGCGAAGCGAAAGCCGATCGACTGACGTCCATAGACCGCCTCATGGCCCGCCTGCGACAACAGCCAGACCCGTGATTGCTGCGATGATAATGGCCATGCACGCCCCTCATCGAATCCGGGTTTGGCGATTGATGCGGCCGTCGTTGCCCGATCATGAATTGTCATTGCTTCCGGAGCCTCGCGCTTTTGCAGTTTTCATCTGAATTTTTATTTATAATTTTCTAATTCAATAAATTTCTGATCTATTTTTAAAGCAATACCAAAGAAAATCAGATTTTTTATTATGCATTTTCTGAAACAGCTCTCGTCAAATCTATTGGCTTGATGACGAATGACAGGTTGGAAAATTCAGAAGAAAATTTTCGGAAATTAAATTTCGCGATACATGTGAATTCGCGAAGCGCTCATTCGTCCTGCTGGGAGTGGCACTATTTTATCGCGGGCATGATCCATGTCCGTGCAGGTTTGGCCACGACGCAAACGGAGACATAGATATGGACGCCTCTCTCGCAACCGTGCAAGCAAACACCGGCACGCCTTGCTCCGGCCTGCGCCTTCCCGCAGATGGCTTCCGCAGTTATTCTTTCAACGATTTACAATCTTTGATTGTCATCGCGCATGATCATACTTTGCGGATCGAGCAGAGCGGTTCCGTCATTGCCGGAGGCCATATCGTCTGGTCAGATACGCCCCGGCTGATCGTTGAAACACTCTCCATAGAGGCGGTCGTTTCCCAGCAAGTCAGCAGTTTCTCCACACTCGGTGCTATGCTGGAGGCGATCCTGACCTGCCACCCGGAGATCCATACGCTTGCCGTGGACCTGCCGGAAGGAGTGGATGGCACACCCTTTGCCGCTTCCGGCATGCTGCTCCCCACAGAGGGCGGCTGGATCGCAAAAGCCCAGGGCTTTTTTCAGCAATCGGCGCTCTGGCTCGGCCAAGTACCGCCTGCCTATCCAGACATTCCGGTGATGACCAATGGCACCTTGCATCCCATGCGCCCGCCAAAGCCGGTTGGGCCGGTCTATAGCCGCTTCATTCCCTGGCTGGACAAGGCGCTCGGTTTTCACGTCGCCTCACCAGAAGCGGATCTGCCGCATTTCCACCGTTGGATGAACGAACCGCGCGTGGCTGCGATCTGGGAAGACAACGGCACGCTTTCCCAACATCGTGAATTTCTCGAAAACCGGCTTGCCGACCCCCGCACCTTGCCGCTGATCGGCACGTTCGGTGGTACGCCTTTCGGCTATTTTGAGCTTTACTGGGCCAAGGAAGACCGGCTCGGCCCGCATTACGATGCTGACAGCCATGATCGGGGCTGGCATGTGGCAATCGGCGAGGATGCATTTCGCGGCAAACCCTACGTTAGCGCCTGGCTGCCCTCGCTGATGCACTACATGTTCCTCGCCGACCCGCGCACGCGGCGCATCGTCGGCGAACCCATCCACCATCATCACCAGCAGATCCGTAATCTCAACCGTTCCGGCTTCGCCAAGATCAAGCATGTCCAATTTCCGCATAAAAAGGCTTTGCTGGTCATGCTGCTGCGCGAACGTTTCTTTGCCGACCAGCTGCTTTCACCCGACCTGACCGGTCTGGTCGATAAGGATGGCCTTAACGTTCCGGGCTCCCAGATTCCAGGTTCCTTGGCGCGAGGCGGCCTTTAATGACATCTTCAAAGACGAAAATGGCAGCAGATCTGAACGATCCGCGCATCAAGCGACTGGTGATGACGGTTGCCCTGCCCGCCGTGGCAGGGCTGACGGCCAGCGCCGCCCACCATGCTGTCAACGCCATGTTCATCGGCGCGTTGGGGCCGCAGGCGTTGGCAGGCGTCAGCCTCGTGCTGCCGCTGTTCCTGCTGGTTAGCGCCGCAACGGAAGGCTTGGGCATCGGCCTTGCCACGCTTCTGGCCCGCTCACTTGGTCAGGGCGATGTGAAGGCCGCCTCCTCCGTGGCGGTGACGGCCCTGGTTGCCGCCGTGCCGATGGGCATCGTGCTGTCCACACTGATTTATCTCGCCTTGCCAGCGTTCGTGCAGGCGGTGGGCGGCGAAGGCGATCTTCTCGCCTCGGGCCTGATCTATGGACGGCTGATTGCCTTTGGCGTGACGCTCGGCATGTTGCAGGCGATCTGCGATTTCATTGCCATTGCCGAGGGCAATTCCCGGTTCTCGATGACGGTGTTGATTGCCAGCTTTGCCCTCAACATCGCGCTCGATCCGGTGTTCATTTTCCTGCTCGATTTTCGGGAAGCGGGCGCGGCGATTGCCACAATGGTATCGACGGTTGCGGCTCTTATGGCCTATGCTGTTTATTTCTACCGCAGGAAGGGCAATGTCCGAATTGATCTGAGCCTGATCCGCTGGCACCTGCTGAAGCCGATCTCCAGCATCGGCATCCCGGCCTGTGCCACCAGCATCGTCACCGGCCTCGGCTTCATGGTGCTGTTGCGCCAAGCCAGCCAAAGCGGCGGGGAAACCGGCGTTGCCGCCATTGCTATTGCCATCCGGCTGATTGCCTTCGGGCAATTGCCGGTCTTCGGCTTCTGCCTTGGCGCGCAAAGCGTCGTCAGCCATGCCGTGGGGCTGGGTGACGACCAGCG
This region includes:
- a CDS encoding sigma-70 family RNA polymerase sigma factor, whose amino-acid sequence is MIANISQSICDEQIKTALMNKSKLLGAARRITGCASLAEDIVQEVLLQLVAKPLPPDIAVPASYMMRMVRNLATDHMRRLRYERGLFAVEEEGDSTSDYGSPEEHLREVEAYQAFCCTMEAMPPRTRKFYEDHFFEGVPQNIIARQAGVSCALVCGLLRDAHAQCLAAICPDGVKCRASSRKGKRDALPTPPLSEEVHPLYCNRSAA
- a CDS encoding lysine N(6)-hydroxylase/L-ornithine N(5)-oxygenase family protein, yielding MTSHVLDLAGAGIGPFNLSLAAQLDSIPAVTAQFFDSRPAFSWHPGMMLPGADMQTSFLKDLVTGTNPTSPWSFLSYLVRHKRFYQFLNAEYEAVPRKEFADYLGWVARGLPSLSFGQTVRQVDAVDRLLSINVDGARVMARNMAVGIGKKPSMPDWAEGLPKSMIFHSSEATEWLGGIKARRVAVIGGGQSGAEIVDALLDLKSVASIDWISRRANFEPLDATPFTNELFTPAYMDRFHGLAEDLRITHTRRQLLASDGVSPSTLKKLYRRLYERKLETAGRDDGMMLRPHRDVIAAKRNGATIELTMRNGFDDAIETVEVDMIVAATGYRFELPEFLRSFEDRIEHNSLGEPVLNRDFSLKWDGPEENRIFVLNAGRHSHGIAEPQLSLAAWRSAVIVNAMLGYDYFDLVQPQPMVQWESQGRASEMSSRLGEAAE
- a CDS encoding non-ribosomal peptide synthetase codes for the protein MTIHDRATTAASIAKPGFDEGRAWPLSSQQSRVWLLSQAGHEAVYGRQSIGFRFASVGIGRAHAGIDALMRRHPLLNRRFEVRAGGIVYQLLGQKPLPVVECDLARDEDLEVALKQASAAYSGRALDLEKDAAGQLTLFTAGGQAVGVLLSLHPLIGDRVALDRLAVDFLVGLDRQVDLVGEEVGLIEASHWLAQGAAMPQTSDADADFWFHRLAAQETVAMLPTQAPAAGVTSSDQQAWREKRVEVACSASTSVADVTQDSLAALSIVLRRYSGCGTQRIGLVTRQADCPVATRTEDMLLVTSEIDGRLALDAVRERLAEGVATALSHHLPFEALTNALARRDDGFETASLVATVLDVRPALQLEAQVVAGQPVAVLVEPPARRDAGLVVTVSGLGSETLAIRLGYDPQSHNDAMIERFARDLSLAFEALRRQPEQLVSAIAFMPVEELDLLSAPYPDQPETDDGTPIHQVISAQAQRRPDAFAVAQGDTSITHGALEVAANRLAHRLVAMGIGPENRVAVALNKSIDAIIAILAVLKAGGAFTPVEPDHPEARNRHILSAPGLALVISRSRYITDLPRDIGTPILNLDKLDLSSESTEPPVIAIAPAQLAYVIYTSGSTGIPKGVAVEHGPLAHHCKATLRIYEMDETSCEYPVLPFTSDGGHERWMVPLMAGGGVVLTADKLATPEDAFALMRRHGVNNASLPTSYVRGLAEYAAEKGGIPQLRLYSFGGEALSQAVFDLLTDNLKAQMLINGYGPTETIMTPMVWKIPAGTRFEGTVAPIGRGVGDRRIYVLDSDLVPVPVGVIGEIHIGGSGIARGYLGQPELTAERFIDDPFSTHGGRMYKSGDLGRWREDGTVEFAGRVDHQIKLRGYRIEPGEIEAVLRADPNVSEAVVLLHQDSGRSALIAYVVAREDEDVNVNDLRRAAVTALPDYMVPQHIMVLDALPMGPNSKLDRSALPLPKLQRDIVPPADDKEAAILEVWKQILDITELSVTENFFDVGGQSLAAVRIVSRLKMQHPKWPLTIADMFNYPTVRDLALAMDENRQEDKVGAIYLRRDGDRPVLYCFPGLLVSTREYMRLVDYLGPNQPATGFVCYSLTETPALSTRVEDITARYAEAVRSQAKGRPCAFLGWSWGGLLAYEAAQQLGNDVDLRMIGMVDVCDMGDEFAIGVWPHFEPGVRERTHDAVQRWLKVAPMREAWLTLMAAMDAEVYEQFLHHIVKHNVPLPVDGPDIGSEEHIFWVLLDNAMIFRNYQLKASEFRIHAFSAEDSVTRGLSVIDWRRYSPNATACELVTGTNHLSIIGKSRFHQRFAQRLDLAIQVKP
- a CDS encoding GNAT family N-acetyltransferase, producing the protein MDASLATVQANTGTPCSGLRLPADGFRSYSFNDLQSLIVIAHDHTLRIEQSGSVIAGGHIVWSDTPRLIVETLSIEAVVSQQVSSFSTLGAMLEAILTCHPEIHTLAVDLPEGVDGTPFAASGMLLPTEGGWIAKAQGFFQQSALWLGQVPPAYPDIPVMTNGTLHPMRPPKPVGPVYSRFIPWLDKALGFHVASPEADLPHFHRWMNEPRVAAIWEDNGTLSQHREFLENRLADPRTLPLIGTFGGTPFGYFELYWAKEDRLGPHYDADSHDRGWHVAIGEDAFRGKPYVSAWLPSLMHYMFLADPRTRRIVGEPIHHHHQQIRNLNRSGFAKIKHVQFPHKKALLVMLLRERFFADQLLSPDLTGLVDKDGLNVPGSQIPGSLARGGL
- a CDS encoding MATE family efflux transporter is translated as MTSSKTKMAADLNDPRIKRLVMTVALPAVAGLTASAAHHAVNAMFIGALGPQALAGVSLVLPLFLLVSAATEGLGIGLATLLARSLGQGDVKAASSVAVTALVAAVPMGIVLSTLIYLALPAFVQAVGGEGDLLASGLIYGRLIAFGVTLGMLQAICDFIAIAEGNSRFSMTVLIASFALNIALDPVFIFLLDFREAGAAIATMVSTVAALMAYAVYFYRRKGNVRIDLSLIRWHLLKPISSIGIPACATSIVTGLGFMVLLRQASQSGGETGVAAIAIAIRLIAFGQLPVFGFCLGAQSVVSHAVGLGDDQRIKAAIRFMLMVTIPVALCYSTLLLVAAGPIARLFTQSPEVAAQTAACLRLLFPVFPLAAFQSVLLVMLQSRGRAGLSALVGLAPNGYMLIPLLLFLPAWLGFTGVAIAPAAAAVLTAALGIVVARREWATILPSSLPSSDGPLPGLSALHPETRGLS